One part of the Sorangiineae bacterium MSr11954 genome encodes these proteins:
- a CDS encoding L-lactate permease: protein MQSVSPSLALAWSGPPLTAPYMALASLPIVVLLTLIMGCRWSAPKAGAAACLVTTALACAGFGESARGLAISSTKGLSLSLFVLSVIWSAVLLYNIVEGLGGIRIIGRTMGRLVGDPLAQALVVGWAFAGFMQGVAGFGVPVAVVAPLLVLMGFGAAQAAAIVLIGHAWSVTFGSLGSSYYTIQLVTGIHGDVIAPRMAALFALPIVASGFAVAHVQGGLAALRRGTWAILLMGGAMALAMWLTARFGMPQLASVIPGLVGCCIGWLASRLGLFGRGSKRAPDPTGTRVLEIGGGSQTAAAPAERSFHLAFLPYYVLIGLSLLSQWPALRAIKAGWGLDYPGLRTGLGFSVEPQKRYAAIELLRHPAPLILFGILLSYAIYRLSDRWKPRLFTGALRTTYAQCISTSVGICTMVMMAVIMTDTGMTALLGRAIAAGAGSAFAVFSPYIGVLGTFMTGSNTNSNVMFGALQLESARALAIDTVAVASVQSIGGALGSAIAPTKVLVGTAVVGLSGREGEVMKRTIPYCMALALLVGVQIAILLKL, encoded by the coding sequence ATGCAATCCGTCTCTCCGTCGCTGGCGCTCGCGTGGAGCGGCCCTCCGCTGACGGCGCCGTATATGGCGTTGGCGTCGCTGCCCATCGTGGTGTTGTTGACGTTGATCATGGGCTGTCGTTGGAGCGCGCCCAAAGCCGGGGCGGCCGCGTGCCTCGTCACCACGGCGCTGGCGTGCGCAGGTTTCGGCGAGAGTGCGCGTGGCTTGGCCATCTCGAGCACGAAGGGACTGAGTTTGAGCCTCTTCGTGCTATCGGTCATTTGGAGCGCGGTGCTCCTCTACAACATCGTCGAGGGGCTCGGGGGCATTCGCATCATCGGACGCACGATGGGTCGATTGGTGGGCGATCCTTTGGCGCAAGCGCTGGTGGTGGGGTGGGCATTCGCCGGCTTCATGCAGGGCGTGGCCGGCTTCGGCGTGCCGGTCGCGGTGGTCGCGCCGCTTTTGGTGCTCATGGGGTTCGGCGCGGCGCAGGCCGCCGCCATCGTGCTCATCGGGCACGCGTGGTCGGTCACCTTTGGCTCGCTCGGCTCGTCGTATTACACCATTCAATTGGTGACGGGCATCCACGGCGACGTCATCGCCCCGCGCATGGCCGCGCTCTTTGCGCTCCCCATCGTGGCCAGCGGATTTGCGGTCGCACACGTGCAAGGCGGCCTCGCGGCCCTTCGCCGCGGCACGTGGGCCATCTTGCTCATGGGCGGCGCCATGGCCCTCGCCATGTGGCTCACCGCGCGCTTCGGCATGCCGCAGCTCGCGTCCGTGATCCCCGGCTTGGTGGGCTGCTGCATCGGCTGGCTGGCGAGCCGCCTCGGGCTCTTTGGGCGCGGTAGCAAGCGCGCGCCCGATCCAACGGGTACCCGGGTGCTCGAAATCGGCGGCGGCTCGCAGACCGCCGCGGCCCCCGCCGAGCGCAGCTTTCACTTGGCGTTTCTGCCCTACTACGTGCTCATTGGATTGAGCCTGCTCTCGCAGTGGCCCGCGCTGCGCGCCATCAAGGCCGGCTGGGGCCTCGACTACCCCGGCCTTCGAACCGGATTGGGGTTCTCCGTCGAACCGCAAAAGCGGTATGCCGCCATCGAGCTCCTTCGCCATCCTGCGCCGCTCATCTTATTTGGCATCCTGCTCTCGTATGCCATTTATCGTCTGAGCGACCGCTGGAAGCCGCGCCTCTTCACAGGCGCGCTGCGCACCACGTACGCGCAATGCATCTCCACCAGCGTGGGCATCTGCACCATGGTCATGATGGCCGTCATCATGACCGACACCGGCATGACCGCGCTCCTGGGCCGCGCCATCGCCGCCGGCGCCGGCTCGGCGTTTGCCGTATTCTCGCCGTACATTGGAGTTCTGGGGACGTTCATGACGGGCAGCAACACCAACTCCAATGTCATGTTCGGCGCCCTGCAGCTGGAGAGTGCGCGCGCGCTGGCCATCGACACCGTCGCCGTGGCCAGCGTTCAATCCATCGGGGGAGCGCTGGGCAGCGCCATCGCACCCACGAAGGTGCTGGTGGGGACCGCCGTCGTGGGCCTGTCCGGGCGCGAGGGCGAGGTGATGAAGCGCACCATCCCTTATTGCATGGCCCTGGCGTTGTTGGTCGGTGTGCAGATTGCCATTCTGCTGAAGCTTTGA
- a CDS encoding SDR family NAD(P)-dependent oxidoreductase, with protein sequence MASTHRLRGQHILVTGATDGIGALTADALARAGSIVYPHGRNAEKVERTVASLRAHGGAAIAPRGFVADLASLEETARLAREVPQLDVLINNAGIGTGGSRGVRETSRDGHELRFAVNYLAPFLLTRNLIAQGRAPKVVINVSSIGQEEIDFDDPMLERGYSGSSAYCRSKLAQILFTFDLAETHPTIKTHALHPGTYLDTNMVRGANIRPLGPARDGADATLFVLNHALENGPSGQYFNQQHLARPLDQAYDRTARKQLRSLSERLTAPYLLRAPAP encoded by the coding sequence ATGGCCTCCACCCATCGCCTTCGCGGCCAACACATCCTCGTCACCGGTGCGACCGACGGCATCGGAGCGCTCACCGCGGACGCGCTCGCGCGGGCGGGCAGCATCGTCTACCCCCACGGGCGCAACGCCGAAAAAGTCGAGCGCACGGTGGCATCGCTTCGCGCGCACGGCGGCGCGGCGATCGCGCCGCGGGGCTTCGTCGCCGATCTTGCGTCCTTGGAGGAGACGGCGCGCCTCGCCCGCGAGGTTCCGCAGCTCGATGTGCTCATCAACAACGCCGGCATCGGCACCGGCGGGAGCCGCGGGGTGCGCGAGACCAGCCGCGACGGTCATGAGCTTCGCTTCGCGGTGAACTACCTGGCCCCCTTTCTCCTGACGCGAAACCTCATCGCCCAGGGGCGGGCGCCCAAGGTCGTCATCAATGTTTCATCCATTGGCCAGGAGGAAATCGACTTCGACGATCCCATGCTGGAGCGCGGCTACTCGGGCAGCTCGGCCTATTGCCGGAGCAAGCTGGCCCAAATCCTCTTTACCTTCGATCTCGCGGAGACGCATCCGACCATCAAGACGCATGCGCTTCACCCGGGTACCTACCTCGACACCAACATGGTACGCGGCGCCAATATCCGCCCCTTGGGCCCCGCCCGCGACGGCGCCGACGCCACCCTCTTCGTATTGAACCATGCATTGGAGAATGGCCCGTCCGGTCAGTATTTCAATCAACAGCACCTGGCGCGCCCGCTCGACCAAGCCTACGACCGAACCGCACGCAAACAATTGCGCTCGCTGTCCGAACGACTCACGGCGCCATACCTCCTTCGCGCCCCCGCGCCCTGA